One window from the genome of Cydia fagiglandana chromosome 21, ilCydFagi1.1, whole genome shotgun sequence encodes:
- the LOC134674973 gene encoding uncharacterized protein LOC134674973, which translates to MNNKDEVTLLPGVTLVKDAIENGKAEAVAKELAKSLPSNPDERLDKFLLYRLGTFLDTHSVKLRLLDEDTAEEAKSMLGEARGRKPFGMGKKGGMGGVMAMAMMMKVNEARTRHRLPDSNLKIRQ; encoded by the exons ATGAATAATAAAGATGAAGTTACATTGCTGCCAGGTGTAACATTAGTTAAGGATGCTATTGAAAATGGGAAAGCTGAAGCGGTTGCCAAGGAACTGGCGAAGTCTTTACCATCAAACCCTGATGAGAGATTAGATAAGTTCCTTCTGTATCGCTTGGGGACATTTCTGGACACTCATTCGGTGAAGCTGAGGTTACTTGACGAGGATACGGCAGAGGAAGCGAAGTCGATGCTTGGAGAAGCAAGAGGAAGAAAACCGTTCGGGATGGGGAAGAAAGGAGGCATGGGAGGAGTGATGGCTATGGCTATGATGATGAAAG TGAACGAGGCCCGTACAAGGCATCGGCTGCCTGATTCGAaccttaagatacgtcaatga